Proteins found in one Triticum urartu cultivar G1812 chromosome 4, Tu2.1, whole genome shotgun sequence genomic segment:
- the LOC125554537 gene encoding uncharacterized protein LOC125554537: MANESMCHPTAYVLTVDTKSLKLESGAQCAPQKTAWFEPTYEPCVLFSSFGTTSELVKEFETKGTIFEIKEGPVLSVVSKRLCVLRKKQNRIAHMEESVAAGKMLNQEQKELMHSKPVIAALIDELERLRVPLSTALTKELSTVPAPAAGSSSFGSDLSIQDLLALIYFGSLFYVKSPNEFITTMVACKNERSSCITHGYVWDDTVDLLVENDLDAVSAVAALAAARPSSADGVSHHDALQACAHHARLWLTRADAPIHPGSSVTYAAVRSKLDRIMASDYYTAPAVAGNHGAEGLQAQMSMTDSPEAPSLKETLAAENHKVK, from the exons ATGGCGAACGAGAGCATGTGCCATCCGACAGCATATGTACTTACTGTGGACACCAAAAGTTTGAAGCTCGAGTCTGGTGCGCAGTGTGCTCCTCAAAAGACGGCGTGGTTCGAACCAACATATGAACCGTGTGTTCTTTTTAGCTCTTTTGGCACGACTTCAG AGTTGGTTAAAGAATTTGAAACCAAAGGGACAATATTTGAAATCAAGGAAGGGCCGGTGCTCTCGGTGGTGTCGAAGCGTCTCTGTGTGCTGCGGAAGAAGCAGAATCGCATCGCGCATATGGAGGAGTCCGTCGCTGCCGGCAAGATGCTTAACCAGGAGCAGAAGGAGCTCATGCACTCCAAGCCCGTCATCGCCGCGCTCATTGACGAGCTTGAGCGCCTCCGCGTACCACTCTCCACTGCTCTCACCAAGGAGCTCTCCACCGTCCCTGCACCTGCTGCCGGTTCCTCATCCTTTGGCTCCGATTTGTCCATCCAGGACCTCCTCGCGCTCATCTACTTCGGCTCCCTTTTTTATGTCAAGTCACCGAACGAGTTCATCACCACCATGGTTGCGTGCAAGAACGAACGGAGCAGCTGCATCACCCACGGCTACGTATGGGATGATACCGTGGACCTGCTCGTGGAGAACGACCTTGATGCAGTGTCTGCTGTGGCGGCCCTTGCCGCGGCTCGCCCTTCTTCCGCAGATGGTGTCTCCCACCATGACGCACTCCAGGCCTGTGCCCATCATGCCCGCCTATGGCTAACCCGTGCTGATGCGCCGATCCACCCTGGCTCCTCTGTTACAT ATGCTGCGGTGAGGTCCAAGTTAGACAGGATCATGGCATCAGACTACTACACAGCACCTGCAGTTGCTGGGAACCATGGAGCTGAAGGTCTGCAGGCACAGATGAGCATGACCGACTCACCAGAGGCACCATCACTCAAGGAGACCCTAGCTGCTGAAAATCACAAGGTGAAATAG
- the LOC125554538 gene encoding putative protein FAR1-RELATED SEQUENCE 10 has product MLREVTEDDPSGRFVDLMDFVEVRSETGNVDLDDNRASRMENRYTALDDKVGWVTRNRKVAMPDERATSAERVTALETALTGFAERKTDTVVTPSVGLTFDSIIEAYDFYNLYSWETGFGIRYAKSRTNVKGTRCMQEFVCCCSGKPKEANSTSSRCQCQAMIRLLRTDDDGWYINEFRSSHNHSMLNTCAEKLHFPSHRHIDKYTRELVSQLRENNVNLSKVDNILATFFGRVENVPFTKRCLRTLCWKLSREQADDDVQKTMAIFSELKVQDGEFTYNVQVDDESRIRTLMWTNGRSKKQYHHFGDVVTFDTTYKTNLYDMPFGIFVGVNNHFQSVLYAGVLMRDETVDTFKWIFDEFVKMMGGKRPITILTDQARAMEVAIEEIYPDATHRWCKWHILKKAKESLGSNYTKKSDFRAEFHNLVHEMLTIEEFEDGWVALLEKYSLTKNTYLTQIYETRQKWAKPYFAGKFCARQTSTGRSESANHMLKQYVPPSCLMNLFVKQYNKLQFDREQEEGFQEKRTRLSGAVLKVNTPLEVHASKIYTRKMFEIFGGILYESGSYGVEEIIPKQKYMVTHVKAEKREKWFKCRYEVNVFDNLGYFSCICGLFEHMGMVCCHSLQVMNVLRLREIPHRHILKRWSIHGRDNLPDHLKHYQQDMGPPDAPTYRHSALYITALEVVKMGDRNLEAYKFMLDGLVDLRRETRLAHTIDLLWHQACESQQSSKTRVDSGGGVQQVRTRLPGSAVASTAAESLRNDPQRSAFVLLPSSSASAPRSSPMATLSTPETGPFLLLPGHPRDTHHPGSVLPGVPIFMSMGSFGQLYLDGGLENVVQPVRCGQHDAGAGRPIGENMGFVQLGKRKEREVEDSNEIIVYQGRPIRELNLLARFGEEGDGRKIVISTENGVSPFNIPEFNYEFVSPLVAHAAWVQIQQLAPDVLNSVWVDQQGPPHVKMTGYEIYENFCQTLDDKGFEVANMMMREQDARWYDPSDRARFHHPMPPYFAITVPFKDEGGFYVLYVFDMLKKIAHVMDPRRTQWNLLELEREHARVLDRMLYGLCKCIDKFFKGWHVREDEFKRAAHRLMHEPSNSGDTPFYTLHYTMCFDGEFMTEGMWAVRALS; this is encoded by the exons ATTCCTGGGAGACAGGGTTTGGCATCAGATATGCAAAGAGCAGAACCAATGTCAAAGGAACGAGATGCATGCAGGAGTTTGTGTGCTGTTGCTCG GGCAAGCCAAAAGAGGCGAACTCAACATCATCACGGTGTCAATGCCAAGCCATGATAAGACTCTTGCGTACAGATGACGATGGCTGGTACATCAACGAATTCAGGTCCAGTCACAATCACTCGATGTTGAACACATGTGCTGAGAAACTCCACTTCCCTTCACATAGGCATATTGACAAATATACGAGAGAGCTAGTATCTCAGCTTAGAGAGAATAATGTGAACCTGAGCAAAGTTGACAACATTCTTGCAACTTTTTTTGGAAGGGTAGAAAACGTTCCGTTCACCAAAAGATGCTTGAGGACACTGTGTTGGAAGCTGAGTAGGGAGCAGGCGGACGATGATGTACAGAAGACTATGGCCATCTTTTCAGAATTGAAAGTCCAAGACGGCGAGTTTACTTACAATGTGCAGGTAGACGATGAAAGTAGGATACGCACTCTCATGTGGACAAATGGGCGTAGCAAAAAACAATACCATCACTTTGGCGATGTGGTCACATTCGACACAACATACAAGACCAATCTATACGATATGCCATTCGGAATTTTTGTTGGCGTGAACAACCACTTCCAGAGTGTGTTGTATGCTGGTGTGCTCATGCGAGATGAGACGGTCGACACTTTCAAATGGATTTTTGATGAGTTTGTGAAGATGATGGGAGGGAAAAGACCAATTACAATTTTGACAG ACCAAGCCAGGGCGATGGAAGTCGCTATTGAGGAAATATATCCAGATGCAACACACAGATGGTGCAAGTGGCACATCCTGAAGAAGGCCAAAGAGAGCCTGGGGTCTAATTACACAAAGAAGTCTGATTTCAGGGCAGAATTCCACAATTTGGTCCACGAGATGCTCACCATCGAGGAGTTCGAGGATGGGTGGGTAGCGTTGCTTGAGAAGTACTCACTGACTAAGAACACGTACCTGACGCAAATTTACGAAACAAGGCAGAAATGGGCCAAACCATACTTTGCAGGAAAATTCTGTGCCAGGCAAACCAGTACTGGAAGGAGTGAGAGCGCAAATCACATGTTGAAACAATATGTTCCACCTTCTTGCTTAATGAATCTTTTTGTCAAGCAATATAACAAGCTACAGTTTGACCGTGAACAAGAAGAAGGGTTCCAGGAGAAACGAACCAGGCTG AGTGGAGCTGTCTTGAAGGTCAACACCCCACTAGAAGTGCACGCTAGCAAGATTTACACCAGGAAGATGTTTGAGATTTTTGGAGGAATATTGTATGAATCCGGAAGCTATGGTGTAGAAGAGATCATACCAAAGCAGAAATACATGGTGACCCACGTCAAGGCTGAAAAGCGAGAGAAATGGTTCAAATGCCGATATGAGGTCAATGTGTTTGATAATCTGGGGTATTTCTCGTGCATATGCGGCCTGTTCGAGCACATGGGTATGGTCTGCTGTCACTCGCTGCAG GTCATGAATGTGCTCCGGCTTAGGGAGATTCCCCACAGGCACATCTTGAAGAGGTGGAGCATACATGGCAGAGATAATTTGCCGGATCATCTCAAACATTACCAACAGGACATGGGCCCGCCGGACGCACCCACTTATAGACATTCTGCTTTGTACATCACTGCCCTGGAGGTGGTTAAAATGGGCGACAGAAACCTAGAAGCATACAAATTCATGTTGGATGGATTGGTGGATCTTAGGAGAGAGACGAGATTAGCGCACACAATAGATCTCCTATGGCATCAGGCATGCGAATCTCAGCAGTCCTCGAAAACTAGAGTTGACAGCGGTGGTGGTGTGCAGCAA GTGCGTACCAGGCTTCCGGGAAGTGCAGTGGCAAGCACAGCAGCAGAGAGCCTACGAAATGATCCCCAACGCAGCGCCTTCGTCCTG TTGCCGTCGTCCAGTGCCAGTGCTCCCCGCAGCTCTCCCATGGCCACATTGAGCACGCCCGAGACAG GTCCGTTCCTTTTGCTGCCTGGGCATCCACGCGACACCCACCACCCCGGTTCCGTTCTGCCGGGTGTGCCAATATTCATGTCCATGGGGTCTTTTGGCCAGTTGTATCTAGATGGTGGATTAGAGAATGTGGTGCAGCCTGTCCGGTGTGGCCAGCATGATGCAGGGGCTGGGCGGCCGATTGGTGAAAATATGGGCTTCGTGCAACTggggaagaggaaagaaagggagGTGGAGGACAGCAACGAGATCATTGTTTACCAAGGTAGAC CTATTCGTGAGTTAAACTTGTTGGCAAGGTTTGGTGAGGAGGGAGATGGGAGGAAGATCGTTATCTCCACGGAGAATGGTGTCTCACCATTCAACATCCCGGAGTTCAATTACGAATTCGTGTCGCCTCTAGTCGCCCACGCCGCTTGGGTACAAATACAACAGTTAGCCCCAGATGTATTGAACAG TGTCTGGGTCGATCAACAGGGTCCGCCTCATGTGAAAATGACTGGCTATGAAATTTATGAAAACTTTTGTCAGACACTGGATGACAAGGGTTTCGAAGTCGCAAACATGATGATGAGGGAACAGGATGCAAGGTGGTACGATCCTTCAGACAGGGCGCGTTTCCATCACCCAATGCCGCCTTACTTTGCG ATAACCGTGCCGTTCAAGGACGAGGGAGGTTTCTATGTGCTCTATGTTTTCGACATGCTGAAGAAAATTGCTCACGTGATGGATCCGAGACGTACCCAGTGGAACCTTCTAGAGCTGGAGAGGGAGCACGCACGGGTCCTCGACAGGATGCTCTATGGGCTGTGCAAGTGCATTGACAAGTTTTTCAAAGGGTGGCATGTCCGAGAAGATGAATTCAAAAGGGCGGCTCACCGCCTGATGCATGAGCCATCGAACAG CGGTGACACTCCGTTCTACACTCTACACTACACTATGTGCTTTGATGGGGAGTTCATGACAGAAGGGATGTGGGCGGTGCGTGCATTATCCTAG